AGGAGACGTACCCAATGCGTCTCCTTTTTATTTAGCCAAATATTCATCGGCAATTATTCTTCTTTACCATAGTTAATGTCGATATTTGAGAATCATCAACCTGATTCTCATGAAACAAACAACATTATTTACTATAACTGGTCGAGCTTTTGCATTACTAATCAGCGGTACAACTGTACTAGCCCAGACTCTTTCGGGTTTTACTCCTACCCGACAGGCAACTCAAATCAAGCTCGAATCAGACTTTAAGACCAAACAATCGTCGGCAGCTTTTAAAGCCCATCTTGAAAAACTAAGCAGCGTTCCGCACATCACGGGCACGAAGGAGAACGAGCAGGTACGCGATTACATTGCCGAAACCATGCGCAAAGCAGGCTGGCAGGTTGATATTTACCCCCACGATGTACTATTACCCAAAGGCCCCGGAGAAATAGCCGTTGAACTGGTAGAACCGATTCGGCAACCATTGAACATCCGGGAATACCTGTTCAAAGAAGATAAATACAGTACCGACCCGCGTCTGACGCCCGGTTACAATGCCTGGTCGGGCTCAGGCGATGTGACTGCCGAAATTGTGTATGCCAATTACGGCCGGAAGGAAGATTTTGAGCAACTGAAAGCAATGGGCATTTCGGTGGCTGGTAAAATCGTACTGGCTCGTTATGGTGGAAATTTTAGGGGGTATAAGGCCCAATGGGCGCAGGCTGCCGGGGCCGTTGGCGTTATCATTTTCACCGACCCCGCCGACTCAGGCTATATGCGTGGGCTGACCTTTCCCGAAGGCCCTTATTACAGCGAAAGCGTGATTCAGCGGGGCTCATTATTGACTACCCCCTACACAGGCGATCCGCTAACCCCTGGTGAACCATCCCTGCCGATGGATGCTAAAAACACCCCCAAACGGCTCGACCAGAAAGACGTTGCTTTCCACAAAATCCCCGTTACGCCCCTGCCCTATGGCTCGGCCACTGAAATTCTGAAACGAATGACAGGAACGCAGCCTGTTCCGGCAGGTTGGCAGGGCGGCCTCCCCTACACCTATCGGCTCGAAGGGGGCAATAGTCTGAAAGTCCGATTGATGGTCAAACAGGAAAAAACTATCCAGCGAATTTATCAAGTCGTTGGTACATTGACCGGAGCCGAATTCCCCGACGAATGGATTATTGCCGGTTGCCATTATGACGCCTGGTCGTATGGGGCCACAGACCCCAATTCGGGCACAGCTATGCTGCTCAGCATGACTGAATCCCTGGGAAAGCTGGCAAAGGCCGGGCAACGTCCACGACGAACAATCAAGGTCTGTCATTGGGATGCCGAAGAACCGGGCGTAATTGGGTCTGCCGAATGGAGCGAGCAGTTTCGAGATGAGCTGACCCAGAAAGCCGTTGCCTACATGAACTACGACGCGGCTGTTTCGGGTCGCCGATTTGGGGCCAGTGCGTCGCCCTCCATGAAGAAACTGATTATTGAAGCTACTCAATCGGTACAATACCCCGATTCGAACAAAACCGTTTATCAGCACTGGCTAAGCCATACAGCGGCTGGCAATCCAACACGTGTTACAGGCTCTTCGGCACCGGCTACGCTGGCAGGTGAGCCAACGATTGGTAATCTGGGTGGCGGCTCCGATCATATTGCGCCCTATATGCATATTGGCATTCCGGCACTCAGCGCCGGTACAGAAGGTCCAACACTTTATCACTCTCAATACGACGATCTGTATTTCTACGACAAATTTGCCGATCCGACCTACAAAATGGGGCCGATGATGGAGCAGGTTGTTGGCACCATGACCCTTCGCCTTGCCAATGCCGACCTGGTCCCCTACGATCTGGCCCGGTATCCGGCTG
This window of the Spirosoma aerolatum genome carries:
- a CDS encoding M28 family peptidase, with amino-acid sequence MKQTTLFTITGRAFALLISGTTVLAQTLSGFTPTRQATQIKLESDFKTKQSSAAFKAHLEKLSSVPHITGTKENEQVRDYIAETMRKAGWQVDIYPHDVLLPKGPGEIAVELVEPIRQPLNIREYLFKEDKYSTDPRLTPGYNAWSGSGDVTAEIVYANYGRKEDFEQLKAMGISVAGKIVLARYGGNFRGYKAQWAQAAGAVGVIIFTDPADSGYMRGLTFPEGPYYSESVIQRGSLLTTPYTGDPLTPGEPSLPMDAKNTPKRLDQKDVAFHKIPVTPLPYGSATEILKRMTGTQPVPAGWQGGLPYTYRLEGGNSLKVRLMVKQEKTIQRIYQVVGTLTGAEFPDEWIIAGCHYDAWSYGATDPNSGTAMLLSMTESLGKLAKAGQRPRRTIKVCHWDAEEPGVIGSAEWSEQFRDELTQKAVAYMNYDAAVSGRRFGASASPSMKKLIIEATQSVQYPDSNKTVYQHWLSHTAAGNPTRVTGSSAPATLAGEPTIGNLGGGSDHIAPYMHIGIPALSAGTEGPTLYHSQYDDLYFYDKFADPTYKMGPMMEQVVGTMTLRLANADLVPYDLARYPADLEVHLKAAEKAIQAYAPTYSIAPLLNAVAELKKNADACEIARQTYLKSGRTDKLIELNKELRMLERSFIDPKGNAFGGWYRSLYASSDPYSGYASWMLPGLLYEASLKSTANLPDLETRYKKAIQTLSDKLLVLSQGMGAPASIGSGKE